The following coding sequences are from one Collimonas arenae window:
- a CDS encoding HAD-IA family hydrolase, with product MSGHGLSLPDGRYAALLFDMDGTILNSIAAAERIWSAWATRHGLDVAAFLPTIHGARAVDTISRLALPGVDPEIEAQGITDAEIEDVEGIVEVPGAENFLKSLPVANWAVVTSAPKALALQRMKAAGIPVPAVLVTSEDVAAGKPNPDCYLLAAKRLEVDIADCLIFEDAAVGIAAGEAAGAPVLVVTSTHLHPMETAHATIRSYEGIVAKAGEGGFIQLEDGGI from the coding sequence ATGTCCGGTCACGGCCTGTCGCTACCTGACGGTAGATACGCTGCACTCCTGTTCGATATGGACGGAACCATCCTCAATTCCATCGCTGCGGCAGAACGTATCTGGAGCGCCTGGGCAACGCGCCATGGCCTTGATGTCGCGGCATTCTTGCCGACTATCCACGGCGCGCGCGCAGTTGACACCATTAGCCGATTGGCGCTTCCCGGAGTCGATCCTGAAATTGAAGCGCAGGGAATTACCGATGCGGAAATCGAGGACGTGGAGGGCATCGTTGAAGTACCCGGCGCAGAAAATTTCTTAAAGTCGCTGCCAGTGGCCAATTGGGCCGTCGTCACCTCCGCTCCCAAAGCCCTGGCGCTCCAGCGCATGAAAGCGGCGGGCATTCCGGTTCCTGCTGTGCTCGTCACCTCGGAGGATGTCGCGGCCGGCAAACCGAATCCTGACTGCTATCTCCTTGCGGCCAAGAGGCTGGAAGTCGACATTGCCGATTGCCTCATATTTGAAGATGCCGCAGTCGGTATTGCCGCCGGCGAGGCAGCGGGTGCGCCAGTGCTGGTCGTGACCTCAACCCATCTGCACCCGATGGAGACCGCGCATGCTACGATCAGGAGTTACGAAGGGATCGTTGCCAAAGCCGGCGAGGGCGGGTTCATTCAGCTTGAAGACGGAGGTATCTAG
- a CDS encoding NUDIX hydrolase: protein MRVQIRKEFSSIQALDDLEREHIADALAWLDSGAELCRLAKPATPPKHLVSYFVVVDDGHMLLVDHRNAQLWLPPGGHVEQGEHPRTTVQREMVEELGFAPSHPVGEPLLLTATTTVGLTAGHTDVSLWYVVRASKDQPIRFDEREFNEVRWFPFAEVPIERTDPHMQRFLAKLNAADATHR, encoded by the coding sequence ATGCGAGTCCAGATACGCAAGGAATTTTCATCAATTCAAGCTCTCGACGATCTGGAGCGAGAGCACATCGCGGATGCTCTGGCGTGGCTGGATTCAGGCGCCGAATTGTGTCGCCTGGCCAAGCCGGCGACGCCGCCCAAACACCTTGTGTCGTACTTTGTCGTGGTGGACGACGGGCATATGCTGCTGGTCGATCACCGCAATGCCCAGCTGTGGCTGCCGCCTGGCGGGCATGTTGAACAAGGCGAACACCCACGCACGACAGTGCAGCGCGAGATGGTGGAAGAGCTGGGGTTCGCGCCGTCGCATCCTGTCGGTGAACCTCTGCTGTTGACCGCGACGACAACCGTAGGGCTCACTGCCGGCCACACCGACGTTTCGCTCTGGTATGTCGTGCGCGCCAGCAAGGATCAGCCGATCAGGTTCGATGAACGGGAGTTCAACGAAGTACGCTGGTTCCCGTTTGCTGAAGTACCTATCGAGCGGACGGACCCGCATATGCAGCGTTTCCTGGCAAAGCTCAACGCCGCTGACGCCACACATCGATAG
- a CDS encoding ABC transporter permease, with protein MANTPNSPNPLSHAKLPLSGGVLGSVKARIFHPATRQKLLAFASLLALLVFFSLASPNFLEIDNLVSILQSTAVNGVLAIACTFVIITAGIDLSVGTLMTFCAVMAGVFLTYWGLPIYVGIAAAILFGALCGWVSGVLIAKLKIPPFIATLGMMMLLKGLSLVISGTKPIYFNDTPGFSSISQDSLIGTLIPALPIPNAVLILFLVAIAAGIALNKSIFGRYTFALGSNEEALRLSGVNVDFWKVTVYSVSGAICGIAGLLIASRLNSAQPALGQGYELDAIAAVVIGGTSLSGGTGTILGTIIGAFIMSVLINGLRMMSVAQEWQTVVTGVIIILAVYMDILRRRRQ; from the coding sequence ATGGCAAATACCCCGAATTCCCCGAATCCCCTTTCGCATGCAAAATTGCCGCTAAGCGGCGGTGTGCTCGGCAGCGTCAAGGCCAGGATATTTCATCCCGCCACCCGGCAAAAGCTGTTGGCTTTCGCCAGTCTGCTGGCATTGCTGGTGTTCTTCAGCCTGGCTTCGCCGAATTTCCTGGAGATCGATAACCTGGTCAGCATCCTGCAGTCGACCGCCGTCAACGGTGTGTTGGCGATTGCCTGTACCTTTGTCATCATCACCGCGGGCATTGATTTATCGGTCGGCACGCTGATGACCTTCTGCGCCGTGATGGCCGGCGTGTTCCTGACCTACTGGGGTTTGCCAATCTATGTCGGCATCGCTGCAGCGATCCTGTTCGGTGCACTGTGCGGCTGGGTTTCCGGCGTACTGATCGCCAAGCTCAAGATTCCGCCATTCATCGCCACACTCGGCATGATGATGCTGCTCAAGGGTTTGTCTCTGGTGATCTCGGGCACCAAGCCGATCTATTTCAACGACACACCTGGCTTCTCCAGCATTTCGCAGGATTCGTTGATCGGAACTTTGATTCCGGCGTTGCCGATTCCGAATGCGGTGCTGATCCTGTTCCTGGTGGCGATTGCCGCCGGCATCGCGCTCAACAAAAGCATCTTCGGCCGCTACACCTTTGCCTTGGGCAGCAATGAAGAAGCGCTGCGCTTGTCGGGTGTGAATGTCGATTTCTGGAAGGTCACGGTATACAGCGTCAGCGGCGCCATCTGCGGCATCGCCGGCCTGCTGATCGCATCGCGTTTGAACTCGGCGCAGCCGGCGCTGGGGCAGGGTTATGAACTTGATGCCATCGCCGCGGTAGTGATCGGCGGCACTTCGCTGTCGGGCGGCACCGGCACCATCCTCGGCACCATCATCGGCGCGTTCATCATGAGCGTGCTGATCAACGGCCTGCGCATGATGTCGGTGGCGCAGGAATGGCAGACGGTGGTGACCGGCGTCATCATCATCCTGGCGGTCTACATGGATATCCTGCGTCGTCGCCGCCAGTGA
- a CDS encoding nuclear transport factor 2 family protein, whose protein sequence is MGYSTIERWHEIVKSRDTASLKALLADDVVFESPVVHTPQHGRVITAKYLAAALHVLNNGTFRYLNEWLGPHSAVLEFETTCDGILVNGVDIITWNDQGLITRFKVMIRPLKAINKIHEMMGRMLQAEVAQQR, encoded by the coding sequence ATGGGATATTCCACAATTGAACGCTGGCATGAGATTGTCAAATCGCGCGACACCGCTTCCCTGAAAGCGCTGCTCGCCGATGACGTGGTGTTCGAATCACCGGTTGTTCACACGCCTCAACATGGCCGTGTAATCACTGCAAAATACCTTGCCGCCGCCTTGCACGTCTTGAATAACGGCACTTTTCGATACCTGAACGAATGGCTCGGTCCGCATTCTGCTGTGCTTGAGTTCGAAACAACCTGCGACGGCATCCTGGTCAACGGCGTGGATATCATCACATGGAACGACCAGGGTTTGATTACCCGCTTCAAGGTGATGATCCGCCCACTCAAGGCTATCAACAAGATTCACGAAATGATGGGCCGAATGCTTCAGGCAGAAGTCGCGCAACAACGATGA
- a CDS encoding ABC transporter substrate-binding protein produces the protein MIKRRAVNVAIGLALALGFSATAIADDVVYIPLISKGFQHQFWQAVKAGSEQAAKDFNVKVSFEGPETEAMVDKQIDMLSAALAKKPKAIGFAALDSKAALPLLKKAQAAHIPVVAFDSGVDSDIPVTTATTDNKAAAGLAADKMAELIGNEGEVAVVAHDQTSRTGIDRRDGFVDRIKSAHPKIKIVSIQYGAGDQLKSTEIMKSILQAYPHLKGAFGTNEGSAIGVLNGAKEMKRKLVIIGYDSGKQQKDAIRDGSMAGAITQNPVGIGYKTVEAAVKALKGEKLPKVIDTGFYWYDKSNINDPKIAAVLYD, from the coding sequence ATGATAAAGAGAAGAGCAGTGAACGTTGCCATTGGCCTGGCGCTTGCGCTTGGATTCAGCGCAACGGCGATCGCCGATGACGTGGTCTACATTCCGTTGATTTCGAAAGGTTTCCAGCATCAATTCTGGCAGGCCGTGAAAGCCGGCTCCGAGCAGGCGGCCAAGGACTTTAATGTCAAGGTGTCGTTCGAAGGTCCGGAAACCGAAGCCATGGTCGACAAGCAGATCGACATGCTGTCGGCAGCGCTGGCCAAGAAACCCAAGGCCATCGGCTTTGCCGCGCTCGACAGCAAGGCGGCTCTGCCGTTGCTGAAGAAGGCGCAAGCCGCGCACATTCCTGTCGTCGCCTTTGACTCGGGCGTCGACAGCGATATTCCGGTCACGACTGCCACTACCGATAACAAGGCTGCGGCCGGGTTGGCGGCTGACAAGATGGCCGAGCTGATCGGCAATGAAGGCGAAGTGGCCGTGGTGGCGCACGATCAGACCAGCCGTACCGGCATCGACCGCCGCGATGGTTTCGTCGATCGCATCAAGTCTGCCCATCCGAAGATCAAGATCGTCAGCATCCAGTACGGCGCCGGCGATCAGTTGAAATCGACTGAAATCATGAAGTCGATTCTGCAAGCCTATCCGCACCTGAAGGGCGCCTTTGGCACCAATGAAGGTTCGGCCATCGGCGTGCTTAACGGCGCCAAGGAAATGAAGCGCAAGCTGGTGATTATCGGCTACGACTCCGGCAAGCAGCAGAAAGATGCGATCCGCGACGGCAGCATGGCCGGCGCCATCACGCAGAATCCCGTCGGCATCGGCTACAAGACAGTTGAAGCCGCCGTCAAGGCGCTGAAAGGCGAGAAACTGCCGAAAGTGATCGACACCGGTTTCTACTGGTACGACAAGAGCAACATCAACGACCCTAAGATCGCCGCCGTACTTTACGACTGA
- the iscR gene encoding Fe-S cluster assembly transcriptional regulator IscR, translated as MRLTTKGRFAVTAMIDLALRQGKGPVTLSAISERQEISLSYLEQLFGKLRRHQIVESVRGPGGGYNLARKAEDVTVADIIIAVDEPLDATQCGGKENCHSPDHEGGGRCMTHDLWSTLNAKMVEYLDSVSLKDLVDQQHAQQHAQQKKTLEQNVVVMHRSHLVA; from the coding sequence ATGCGTCTGACTACCAAAGGCCGGTTTGCGGTAACCGCGATGATCGATTTGGCATTGCGCCAGGGCAAGGGTCCTGTGACGTTGTCCGCCATCAGCGAGCGGCAAGAGATTTCCCTTTCCTATCTGGAACAGCTGTTCGGCAAATTGCGCCGTCACCAGATTGTTGAATCCGTGCGCGGGCCAGGCGGCGGATATAACCTGGCGCGCAAAGCGGAAGACGTGACCGTGGCTGACATCATCATTGCTGTCGATGAACCACTGGACGCGACCCAATGCGGTGGCAAGGAAAATTGCCACAGCCCGGACCACGAGGGCGGCGGTCGTTGCATGACGCATGATTTGTGGTCGACCTTGAACGCCAAGATGGTTGAATACCTGGATTCGGTGTCGCTGAAGGATTTGGTGGATCAACAACATGCGCAGCAGCACGCGCAGCAAAAGAAGACCCTGGAACAAAATGTGGTGGTGATGCACCGGTCCCACCTGGTTGCTTGA
- a CDS encoding TetR/AcrR family transcriptional regulator — MAIRKSKTPQSPTQRADQKRVDILKSAAKCFRKTGFHQTSMQEICTEVGLGPGAVYRYFTSKDAIIAAMAEDERRQARTMLTEFHDTDDLPQALSAITRAFAARYAAISDAGLMTEIYAEGLRNKRVGAVIKTAETEWVDGLAEMLSTAQERGQINPSLDAQQAALLLTAMWDGLVIRQAYTQALPAEMLELFDDMLKRWLSAASAPANLKRAKPAPAAAPSPVATPAPKAKPKAKPVEPEPELALALPVVDNMTPQVEMDLRQMSLI; from the coding sequence ATGGCCATCCGCAAATCAAAGACACCGCAGTCACCCACCCAGAGAGCCGACCAGAAACGCGTCGACATCCTGAAATCGGCAGCAAAGTGTTTCCGCAAGACGGGCTTTCACCAGACTTCCATGCAGGAAATCTGCACCGAAGTCGGCCTGGGGCCAGGCGCGGTGTATCGCTACTTCACCAGCAAGGACGCGATTATTGCCGCAATGGCCGAGGATGAACGGCGCCAGGCGCGCACCATGCTGACGGAATTCCATGACACCGACGACCTGCCGCAGGCGCTGTCGGCCATCACCCGTGCCTTCGCCGCACGTTATGCAGCGATCAGCGACGCCGGCCTGATGACCGAAATCTATGCGGAGGGGTTACGCAACAAACGTGTTGGCGCGGTAATCAAGACGGCGGAAACGGAATGGGTGGATGGCCTGGCCGAGATGCTGAGCACTGCCCAGGAACGCGGCCAGATCAATCCGTCGCTGGACGCACAACAGGCTGCACTGCTGCTGACGGCGATGTGGGATGGCCTGGTGATCCGGCAAGCCTACACCCAGGCATTGCCGGCAGAGATGCTGGAATTATTCGACGACATGCTGAAACGCTGGTTGAGCGCAGCTTCGGCCCCGGCCAACCTCAAGCGCGCCAAACCGGCGCCTGCTGCTGCTCCGTCACCAGTTGCGACGCCGGCGCCCAAGGCAAAACCAAAAGCAAAACCGGTGGAACCCGAACCTGAACTCGCCCTGGCCTTGCCTGTCGTCGACAACATGACTCCCCAGGTAGAAATGGATCTGCGCCAGATGAGCCTGATCTAG
- a CDS encoding amino acid aminotransferase: MNAPLSASLFTAIEMAPRDPILGITEGFNADKNPGKTNLGVGVYYDDNGKVPLLECVQKAEALLIEKLSPRTYLPIEGLASYDKAVQELVFGADSAVVQENRAITVQAIGGTGALKLGADFLKRFAAANAQVWISDPSWENHRALFESAGFTVNNYPYYDATTRGVNFSGMLDALKTMASGSVVVLHACCHNPTGADLTSDQWTQVIEVVTQRGLIPFLDMAYQGFGDGIDADGEVVRRFAKAGGPLFVSNSFSKSFSLYGERVGALSIVAASKEEAGRVLSQLKRVVRTNYSNPPIHGGQVVATTLASPELRKLWEEELAGMRVRIREMRQLLVSKLKEQAPAHDFDFVIKQRGMFSYSGLTKAQVERLRDEFSIYAVDTGRICVAALNTKNIDNVVAAIAKVL; the protein is encoded by the coding sequence ATGAACGCACCTCTTTCAGCATCCCTCTTCACCGCCATCGAAATGGCGCCACGCGATCCGATCCTCGGCATTACCGAAGGCTTCAATGCGGATAAAAATCCAGGCAAGACCAACCTCGGCGTCGGCGTCTACTACGACGACAACGGCAAGGTGCCGCTGCTGGAATGCGTGCAAAAAGCTGAGGCGTTGCTGATTGAAAAGCTGTCGCCGCGCACTTATCTGCCGATCGAAGGCCTGGCTTCCTACGACAAGGCTGTGCAAGAACTGGTATTTGGTGCCGATAGCGCCGTAGTACAAGAGAACCGTGCAATCACCGTGCAAGCCATCGGCGGCACCGGCGCATTGAAACTGGGCGCCGATTTCCTGAAACGCTTCGCCGCCGCCAATGCGCAAGTCTGGATCAGCGATCCAAGCTGGGAAAACCACCGCGCGCTGTTTGAATCGGCCGGTTTCACCGTCAACAATTATCCGTACTACGACGCGACCACCCGCGGCGTGAATTTCAGCGGCATGCTCGACGCCCTGAAAACCATGGCCAGCGGCTCGGTAGTCGTGCTGCACGCCTGCTGCCACAACCCAACCGGCGCCGACCTGACCAGCGACCAATGGACGCAAGTCATCGAAGTCGTGACCCAACGCGGCCTGATTCCATTCCTCGACATGGCCTACCAAGGTTTCGGCGACGGCATCGACGCCGACGGCGAAGTGGTCCGCCGTTTCGCCAAGGCCGGCGGTCCGCTGTTCGTCTCGAACTCGTTCTCCAAGTCGTTCTCGCTGTACGGCGAACGCGTAGGCGCACTGAGCATCGTCGCCGCCAGCAAGGAAGAAGCCGGCCGCGTGCTGTCGCAACTGAAGCGCGTAGTCCGCACCAACTACTCCAACCCACCGATCCATGGCGGCCAAGTCGTTGCCACCACCCTGGCATCGCCGGAACTGCGCAAGCTGTGGGAAGAAGAACTGGCAGGCATGCGCGTCCGCATCCGCGAAATGCGCCAGCTGCTGGTCTCGAAACTGAAGGAACAAGCGCCAGCCCACGACTTCGATTTCGTCATCAAGCAACGCGGCATGTTCTCCTACTCCGGCCTGACCAAAGCCCAGGTAGAACGCCTGCGCGACGAATTCTCGATCTACGCTGTTGACACCGGCCGCATCTGCGTCGCCGCGCTCAACACAAAAAATATCGATAATGTTGTCGCCGCAATCGCAAAAGTCCTGTAA
- the uvrB gene encoding excinuclease ABC subunit UvrB, with protein sequence MADISQVSSAVDESKIVTFPNSPFKLFQPFLPAGDQPTAIAKLAEGVEDGLFYQTLLGVTGSGKTYTMANVIARMGRPAIVFAPNKTLAAQLYSEFREFFPHNAVEYFVSYYDYYQPEAYVPQRDLFIEKDSSINEHIEQMRLSCTKSLMERRDVVIVATVSAIYGIGNPNEYHQMILTLRAKDKVSQRDVIARLIQMQYTRNEIDFGRGTFRVRGDTIDVFPAEHAELAVRIEMFDDEIDSLQLFDPLTGRVRQKIPRFTVYPGSHYVTPRATVLRAIDTIKEELRDRLEFFRKENKLIEEQRIEQRTRFDLEMMQEIGFTKGIENYSRHLSGALPGEPPPTLVDYLPPDALMFLDESHVLIGQLNAMYNGDRSRKTNLVDYGFRLPSALDNRPLRFDEFEGKMRQTIFVSATPADYENQHADQVVEQVVRPTGLIDPAIEVRPALSQVDDLMSEATARIKKNERVLVTTLTKRMAEQLTEFLSDNGIKVRYLHSDIETVERVEIIRDLRLGTFDVLVGINLLREGLDIPEVSLVAILDADKEGFLRSERSLIQTIGRAARNLNGTAILYADRMTDSMRRAIDETERRRNKQIAFNTANGITPVGINKQIKELIDGVYSPQEAREELNAAQDQAKYESMSEKQVSKEIKRLEKLMIDHAKNLEFEKAAQVRDQLHVLKQQLFGAPGADSIAL encoded by the coding sequence ATGGCTGACATATCACAGGTTTCCAGTGCCGTCGACGAGTCAAAAATCGTCACTTTTCCCAATTCGCCGTTTAAATTGTTCCAGCCGTTCCTGCCGGCCGGCGACCAGCCAACGGCCATCGCCAAGCTGGCCGAAGGAGTCGAAGACGGCTTGTTTTACCAGACGTTGCTGGGAGTTACCGGTTCCGGCAAGACTTATACGATGGCTAACGTGATCGCCCGCATGGGACGGCCAGCCATTGTTTTCGCGCCGAACAAGACGCTGGCGGCCCAGCTGTATAGCGAGTTCCGCGAGTTTTTCCCGCACAACGCGGTGGAGTATTTCGTCAGTTACTACGACTATTACCAGCCGGAAGCCTACGTGCCGCAGCGCGACTTGTTCATTGAGAAAGATTCCTCGATCAACGAACACATCGAGCAGATGCGCTTGTCCTGCACCAAATCGTTGATGGAGCGGCGTGACGTGGTCATTGTGGCAACGGTGTCGGCGATTTACGGTATCGGTAACCCAAACGAATACCACCAGATGATCCTGACCTTGCGCGCCAAGGACAAGGTCAGCCAGCGCGACGTGATCGCGCGCCTGATCCAGATGCAATACACGCGCAACGAAATCGATTTCGGTCGCGGCACCTTCCGCGTGCGCGGCGATACGATCGACGTGTTTCCGGCCGAACATGCCGAGCTGGCGGTACGTATCGAGATGTTCGACGATGAAATCGATAGCCTGCAGTTGTTCGACCCGCTGACCGGCCGCGTGCGCCAGAAGATTCCGCGTTTTACGGTCTATCCCGGTTCGCACTATGTGACGCCGCGCGCTACCGTGTTGCGCGCTATCGACACCATCAAGGAAGAACTGCGCGATCGCCTGGAGTTTTTCCGTAAGGAAAATAAGTTGATCGAAGAGCAGCGCATTGAGCAGCGTACCCGCTTCGACCTGGAAATGATGCAGGAAATCGGCTTTACCAAGGGCATCGAAAACTATTCGCGCCACCTGAGCGGCGCGTTGCCGGGCGAACCGCCGCCGACATTGGTCGATTATTTGCCGCCGGATGCGCTGATGTTCCTGGATGAGTCGCATGTGCTGATCGGCCAGTTGAACGCCATGTACAACGGCGACCGTTCACGCAAGACCAATCTGGTGGATTACGGCTTTCGCTTGCCGTCGGCGCTGGATAACCGGCCGCTGCGTTTCGACGAATTCGAGGGCAAGATGCGGCAGACGATTTTCGTCTCGGCCACGCCGGCCGATTATGAAAACCAGCATGCCGACCAGGTGGTCGAGCAGGTGGTGCGGCCGACCGGCCTGATCGACCCTGCGATTGAAGTGCGGCCGGCCCTGAGCCAGGTGGACGACCTGATGTCGGAGGCGACCGCGCGCATCAAGAAGAACGAGCGCGTGCTGGTGACTACGCTCACCAAGCGCATGGCCGAGCAACTGACTGAATTCCTAAGCGACAACGGCATCAAGGTGCGCTACTTGCACAGCGATATCGAAACTGTGGAGCGGGTCGAGATCATCCGCGATCTGCGTCTGGGGACATTCGACGTGCTGGTCGGTATTAACTTGCTGCGCGAAGGCTTGGATATTCCTGAAGTCTCGTTGGTGGCGATCCTGGATGCAGACAAGGAAGGCTTCCTGCGTTCCGAACGCAGTCTGATCCAGACCATCGGCCGCGCCGCACGTAACCTGAACGGCACTGCGATCCTGTACGCCGACCGCATGACCGATTCGATGCGTCGCGCCATCGACGAAACCGAGCGCCGCCGCAACAAGCAGATTGCGTTCAATACCGCCAACGGCATCACGCCGGTCGGCATCAACAAGCAGATCAAGGAATTGATCGACGGCGTCTACAGTCCGCAGGAAGCGCGCGAAGAACTGAATGCGGCGCAGGACCAGGCCAAGTACGAATCGATGAGCGAGAAACAGGTCAGCAAGGAAATCAAGCGCCTGGAAAAATTGATGATCGATCATGCCAAGAACCTGGAATTTGAAAAGGCGGCGCAGGTGCGCGATCAGTTGCATGTGCTCAAGCAGCAGTTGTTTGGTGCGCCGGGGGCGGACAGTATCGCCTTGTAG
- a CDS encoding PaaI family thioesterase: MNDIQERIAASFNSQGLMTTLGARLLSVADGEVQIEMPFSTQLSQQHGYVHAGAITSIVDSACGYAALTKAPPDCEIVSAEFKINFARPAIGERFLAIGKVQTSGKLLTVCTGEVRALSGTAWKVIALMQATMVNVRA; the protein is encoded by the coding sequence ATGAATGATATTCAAGAACGAATCGCCGCCAGCTTCAATTCACAAGGCTTGATGACGACCCTCGGTGCGCGGCTGCTCTCAGTTGCAGACGGTGAAGTGCAAATAGAAATGCCGTTCTCGACGCAGCTTTCCCAGCAACACGGCTACGTGCACGCCGGTGCAATCACAAGTATCGTCGATAGCGCATGTGGGTACGCTGCACTGACCAAGGCGCCGCCCGATTGTGAGATTGTCTCAGCCGAATTCAAGATCAACTTCGCGCGTCCCGCAATCGGAGAACGATTCCTCGCAATCGGAAAGGTGCAGACGTCGGGGAAACTGCTTACTGTCTGCACAGGAGAAGTTCGGGCCTTGTCGGGAACGGCCTGGAAAGTGATTGCCCTCATGCAGGCGACGATGGTTAATGTCCGTGCCTGA
- a CDS encoding porin: MTLQYMQAAAATMLIGVACSQAQAQTSVTIYGRVDAGVDYQTNVALKDANGNPTGQTGSKLAASGNQWGTSMIGFKGTEDLGSGLSAFFLLESGFDATKGVTNGSALFNRRSYVGLNGGAGSIKFGKNLFIVNDVWFLDPTGQQFMGTASLVKGRNWPGANNVIEYQTPTWGGFNATAQTSLGEQAGSTTKGRSDGLSLVYTNGGLELRGIYDVIRDVNGKYSDVYTASKDLIVGGTYTVDKLKMFVGYENISAPDTVAATSPDKLNHYWIGANYALTPALTLIGAAFHAKLNHDAGSASLFMAGANYNLSKRTLLYAAVGTVRNKGNADFGTEFDNPLPGHAQNGGYAGISHSF; this comes from the coding sequence ATGACATTGCAGTACATGCAAGCAGCAGCCGCCACGATGCTGATCGGCGTCGCCTGCAGCCAGGCACAGGCGCAAACCAGCGTCACCATTTACGGCCGGGTCGATGCCGGTGTCGACTACCAGACCAATGTTGCGCTGAAAGACGCCAACGGCAATCCGACCGGACAGACCGGCAGCAAGCTAGCTGCTTCCGGCAACCAGTGGGGCACCAGCATGATCGGCTTCAAGGGGACGGAAGACCTGGGCAGCGGACTGAGCGCCTTCTTCCTGCTGGAGTCCGGCTTCGACGCCACCAAGGGCGTCACCAACGGCAGCGCATTGTTCAATCGGCGTTCTTATGTCGGCTTGAACGGCGGTGCGGGTTCGATCAAGTTCGGCAAGAACCTGTTCATTGTCAACGATGTCTGGTTCCTCGATCCGACCGGCCAGCAATTCATGGGTACCGCCAGCCTGGTCAAGGGCCGCAACTGGCCTGGCGCCAACAACGTCATCGAATACCAGACCCCAACCTGGGGTGGCTTCAATGCTACCGCGCAAACCAGCCTCGGCGAACAGGCCGGCTCTACCACGAAGGGCCGCAGCGATGGCCTGTCACTGGTGTACACCAACGGTGGCCTGGAACTGCGCGGCATCTATGATGTGATCCGCGACGTGAATGGCAAATACAGCGATGTCTACACTGCTTCCAAGGATCTGATCGTCGGTGGCACCTATACCGTAGACAAGCTGAAGATGTTCGTCGGCTACGAGAATATCTCCGCCCCGGATACGGTCGCAGCAACCTCTCCCGACAAACTGAACCATTACTGGATCGGCGCCAACTATGCGCTGACGCCAGCCCTGACCCTGATCGGCGCCGCCTTCCATGCCAAGCTCAATCATGATGCGGGTAGCGCCAGCCTGTTCATGGCCGGCGCCAATTACAATCTGTCGAAGCGGACCTTGCTGTATGCGGCCGTCGGTACGGTGCGCAACAAGGGCAATGCCGATTTTGGAACAGAGTTTGACAATCCGTTGCCAGGACATGCGCAAAATGGCGGCTATGCTGGCATCAGCCATTCGTTCTGA